A single region of the Hoeflea prorocentri genome encodes:
- a CDS encoding TetR/AcrR family transcriptional regulator encodes MDGSVHTYSANLNRVWRDPKFRLPDRYGIIQDCRSSQGRSRRREGRNLKTTKRYESIREQAAVLFAKKGYNAVGVAELGEATGLGRGALYHHIDCKEDLLYDISSTYIQQLVEEGRQIAAREPDPIERIKQLSCRMIDTVFQHLPEMTVCFREIHALSGERHREVTQLHQDYQQIWEDAIAVGVATGAFKPIEKVAVKGLMGMFFYSFLWINPNGKQTADEIGDAFSSFIIRSLTAE; translated from the coding sequence ATGGACGGATCGGTCCATACATATTCGGCCAATCTCAACCGAGTGTGGCGCGATCCCAAATTCCGTTTGCCAGACCGATACGGGATCATCCAGGACTGCCGTTCATCCCAGGGGCGATCAAGGCGACGAGAGGGCCGAAACCTGAAAACGACGAAGAGATATGAAAGTATCCGGGAACAGGCGGCCGTCCTGTTCGCCAAAAAGGGATACAACGCAGTCGGCGTGGCTGAACTTGGCGAAGCGACCGGACTGGGCCGTGGCGCGCTTTACCACCACATCGACTGCAAGGAAGACCTGCTCTACGACATCTCGTCCACATATATTCAGCAACTCGTCGAAGAGGGACGGCAGATTGCAGCCCGCGAACCGGATCCGATAGAGCGCATCAAACAGTTAAGTTGCCGTATGATCGACACCGTTTTCCAGCACCTGCCGGAAATGACGGTGTGCTTTCGCGAGATTCACGCTTTGTCGGGCGAGCGTCACCGCGAGGTCACCCAGCTACATCAGGACTACCAGCAGATCTGGGAGGACGCGATTGCCGTGGGCGTGGCCACGGGTGCGTTCAAACCCATTGAGAAGGTGGCGGTCAAAGGTCTCATGGGTATGTTCTTCTACAGCTTTTTATGGATCAATCCGAACGGCAAACAAACCGCCGACGAAATCGGCGACGCTTTCAGCAGTTTTATCATCCGTTCCCTGACCGCCGAGTAG
- a CDS encoding MmcQ/YjbR family DNA-binding protein, whose amino-acid sequence MSRDRVNAICKRFPGAEVSDPWGGGHDAWKIGGKMFACIGAKIPGVSVKTDSIETAQMLIDANVGVKAPYFHRSWINLPWETDEDELRYRLENSYRLVRKSLTKKAQSALAPFD is encoded by the coding sequence ATGAGCAGAGACCGCGTCAACGCCATCTGCAAACGCTTCCCCGGCGCCGAGGTTTCCGACCCATGGGGCGGCGGCCACGATGCCTGGAAGATCGGCGGCAAGATGTTCGCCTGCATCGGCGCAAAGATCCCGGGCGTCTCGGTCAAGACCGACAGCATTGAAACGGCACAGATGCTGATTGATGCAAATGTCGGCGTAAAGGCACCCTATTTTCATCGGTCGTGGATCAACCTGCCCTGGGAAACCGACGAGGACGAGCTTCGCTACCGCCTTGAGAACTCCTACAGGCTGGTGCGCAAGAGCCTGACAAAGAAGGCGCAATCGGCACTCGCTCCATTCGACTAG
- a CDS encoding xanthine dehydrogenase family protein molybdopterin-binding subunit, which produces MGRAATIARRTFLIGSIAVAGGVAFGTYMYRRPGENPLMTDLSADGAAITPYVRIDAEGVTLITPRTDLGQGAYSMQAALIAEELDIELDQVKVDPGRPSPAYYNTALSEEGAPFRSTDDSFMAESVRGVMDVLMKFLGMQVTGGSTSVPDGYNKLRMAGAVARETLKAAASQQTGVPVSQLKTGNGTVLMPDGTTLTYMALAPVAAKIKPVTNVELRDPSEWRLIGKPMQRHDIVAKSTGTLPYGVDFRVDGMVYATVKLNPRQGGAMNGYDASAAKTMRGVKQIVPVSGGVGVVADNTWRAFQAADAMTFDWGEAPYPAEMDGHWEALSNSFNDDQIEARNRDDGDVEAALAEGEVIAAEYRAPYLAHAPLEPISAIVRVTDDRADVWTGTQIPRFVQSNVARMTGLDAEDVHIHVLYVGGSFGHRLEDEVVKQAVEIARQMKGTPVKLVYSREEDMIHDFPRQIAMARGQGTVKDGKVEAYDLGIAMPSVIASQMGRQNLSLPGPDTQIIAGAWDQPFAIPHYRMTGYRAPALAPISSWRSVGASSNGFFHDCFLDELIVAAGADPLEERIRLMWHDNSRKVLEAVGEMSNWGSDLGPKSGRGVAFCMSFGVSTAEVVEVTDTDDGIRIDKVYVAAEVGRVIDPVNFDNLVKGGVIWGLGHAMNCEITYSDGVAEQTNFHAFEGMRLYQCPQIEVRGLENGEKIRGIGEPPVPPAAPALANAIYAATGKRIREMPFNKHVDFV; this is translated from the coding sequence ATGGGACGCGCTGCAACCATTGCCCGCCGGACATTTCTCATCGGCTCCATCGCGGTCGCCGGGGGCGTTGCCTTCGGGACTTACATGTACCGGCGCCCCGGCGAAAATCCGCTGATGACGGATCTTTCCGCCGACGGGGCGGCCATAACCCCTTACGTCAGGATCGATGCCGAGGGCGTCACGCTGATCACGCCGCGCACGGATCTTGGACAGGGCGCCTATTCCATGCAGGCGGCGCTGATTGCCGAAGAACTCGATATCGAACTGGATCAGGTAAAGGTTGATCCCGGCCGGCCGAGCCCGGCCTATTACAACACCGCCCTGTCTGAAGAAGGTGCGCCTTTCCGTTCGACCGATGACAGTTTCATGGCCGAATCGGTGCGCGGTGTCATGGACGTGCTGATGAAGTTCCTCGGCATGCAGGTGACCGGTGGGTCGACATCCGTGCCCGACGGCTACAACAAATTGCGTATGGCAGGTGCGGTGGCACGCGAGACGCTCAAGGCGGCCGCCTCGCAGCAGACCGGTGTGCCGGTCAGCCAGCTGAAGACCGGGAACGGCACTGTGCTCATGCCGGATGGCACGACGCTGACTTATATGGCGCTTGCCCCGGTCGCAGCAAAGATCAAGCCGGTTACCAATGTCGAATTGCGCGATCCGAGCGAGTGGCGGCTGATCGGTAAGCCGATGCAGCGGCACGACATAGTGGCAAAATCCACCGGAACGCTGCCTTATGGCGTCGATTTCAGGGTCGACGGAATGGTCTACGCGACGGTCAAACTCAATCCGCGCCAGGGCGGCGCAATGAATGGTTACGATGCCAGTGCCGCTAAAACCATGCGCGGTGTGAAACAGATCGTACCGGTCTCGGGCGGCGTCGGCGTTGTCGCCGACAATACCTGGCGGGCTTTCCAGGCCGCCGACGCAATGACCTTTGACTGGGGTGAAGCGCCCTATCCGGCGGAAATGGATGGCCATTGGGAGGCACTGTCCAATTCCTTCAATGACGATCAGATTGAGGCCCGCAATCGCGACGATGGCGATGTGGAGGCAGCGCTGGCCGAAGGCGAGGTGATCGCAGCCGAATATCGTGCGCCCTATCTTGCGCACGCTCCGCTTGAGCCGATCAGCGCGATCGTCCGCGTGACTGACGACCGGGCGGATGTCTGGACCGGTACGCAGATTCCGAGATTCGTACAGTCGAATGTGGCGCGCATGACCGGACTGGATGCCGAGGATGTTCACATACACGTCCTTTATGTCGGCGGCAGTTTCGGACACCGTCTTGAGGATGAAGTGGTCAAGCAGGCGGTCGAAATCGCCCGGCAGATGAAAGGCACACCGGTCAAACTGGTCTATAGCCGCGAAGAGGACATGATCCATGATTTCCCGCGTCAGATTGCGATGGCGCGGGGTCAGGGCACGGTGAAAGACGGCAAGGTCGAGGCCTATGATCTCGGCATTGCCATGCCGTCGGTGATCGCCTCGCAAATGGGCCGGCAGAACTTGTCCCTTCCCGGGCCCGATACACAAATCATCGCCGGCGCGTGGGATCAGCCCTTTGCCATACCCCACTACCGCATGACGGGTTACCGCGCGCCGGCGCTTGCTCCGATCAGCTCCTGGCGATCGGTCGGTGCATCGTCCAACGGTTTCTTCCATGACTGTTTCCTCGACGAGCTGATCGTTGCCGCGGGAGCCGATCCGCTGGAAGAGCGCATCCGTCTGATGTGGCACGATAATTCGCGCAAGGTGCTGGAGGCCGTCGGCGAAATGTCGAACTGGGGCAGCGATCTCGGGCCGAAGAGCGGTCGCGGCGTTGCCTTCTGCATGTCGTTTGGTGTCTCGACCGCCGAGGTGGTCGAGGTCACCGATACGGACGATGGTATCCGCATCGACAAAGTTTATGTCGCAGCCGAAGTCGGACGGGTAATCGATCCGGTCAACTTCGACAATCTCGTCAAGGGCGGCGTGATCTGGGGCCTCGGCCATGCGATGAACTGCGAGATCACCTATTCCGACGGCGTGGCCGAGCAGACCAATTTCCACGCGTTTGAGGGCATGCGGCTTTACCAGTGTCCGCAGATCGAAGTGCGTGGTCTTGAGAATGGCGAAAAGATTCGCGGGATCGGTGAGCCGCCCGTTCCACCCGCCGCGCCGGCGCTCGCCAATGCGATTTATGCCGCGACCGGCAAGCGGATTCGTGAAATGCCGTTCAACAAGCATGTCGACTTTGTGTGA
- a CDS encoding helix-turn-helix transcriptional regulator, with amino-acid sequence MLRRNEDIYFYTPGRRAEAFPYQVVAAGRTRAAPDEAPIRRRFNQHVLILTLDGTGHLEVGNRVFSATAGSLTWLDTSGVYAHCCAPGLRDWLFLWMGVRGYGLDRIFDFTRARANPVVRPDNAAETATQFEAVIARLQQTATDMDAQNNLVVSQLVACFTQLRAGVGEEPPESAIDLAMRRIRSDLKRNWRISDMAELAELSPSQLHRRFRVATGTSPVDWLRRERITAAKRYLVETQDRIAPIAARCGYPDPYHFSRDFRRIAGQSPSAFRKTQGR; translated from the coding sequence ATGCTGAGACGCAACGAGGACATCTACTTCTACACGCCCGGGCGCCGCGCTGAGGCTTTCCCCTATCAGGTCGTGGCCGCCGGCAGGACACGGGCGGCCCCGGACGAAGCGCCCATAAGGCGCCGGTTCAACCAGCATGTCCTTATTCTGACACTGGACGGAACCGGCCATCTCGAGGTCGGGAACCGCGTGTTTTCAGCGACGGCGGGGTCTTTAACCTGGCTGGATACATCGGGCGTTTATGCCCATTGCTGCGCGCCGGGCCTCAGGGACTGGTTGTTTTTGTGGATGGGCGTGCGCGGATACGGCCTCGACAGGATATTCGACTTCACCCGGGCGCGGGCAAATCCGGTTGTCCGGCCCGACAATGCCGCAGAAACCGCAACACAGTTCGAGGCCGTCATTGCCCGGCTGCAGCAAACGGCAACGGATATGGATGCGCAAAACAATCTGGTGGTCTCGCAACTGGTTGCCTGCTTCACCCAACTGCGGGCCGGCGTCGGCGAAGAGCCGCCCGAAAGCGCCATTGACCTTGCGATGCGCCGTATCCGGTCCGACCTTAAGCGCAATTGGCGCATTTCCGATATGGCTGAACTCGCTGAGCTCAGCCCTTCGCAATTGCACCGGCGATTTCGGGTCGCCACAGGTACATCGCCGGTCGACTGGTTGCGGCGGGAGCGCATCACCGCGGCAAAGCGGTATCTTGTCGAGACGCAGGACCGTATCGCACCCATTGCGGCACGCTGCGGATATCCGGACCCCTATCATTTCAGCCGGGATTTTCGCCGCATTGCCGGGCAGTCTCCGAGCGCATTCAGGAAGACGCAAGGCAGATAG
- a CDS encoding YjjW family glycine radical enzyme activase has translation MNVSQANVSKVLTWSCVDGPGNRLVLFLQGCNFACPGCHNPHTVGQCNHCGDCIAACHSKALSLKDGRIAFDADACDACDACLDACPISANPMVRTMGVGDVLQLLRDHRPFLSGITVSGGEATLQAKFIINLFGAMQDDPELAGLSRFIDTNGHLGPKMWDRLLPVTDGVMLDIKAFDPALHRELTGRGNEKSLASARITYAAGKLHELRYLMVPDKTDTPAELTRLKGFVRSLGRDQRVKLNAFQHHGVRGRARDWPKMTKAGVVAAANMLRASGLNNVVTPPVWL, from the coding sequence ATGAACGTCTCACAGGCGAACGTCAGTAAGGTCCTGACCTGGTCCTGTGTAGACGGGCCGGGCAACAGGCTCGTCCTGTTCCTGCAAGGGTGCAATTTTGCCTGTCCGGGATGTCACAATCCCCATACGGTCGGACAATGCAATCATTGCGGCGACTGTATCGCCGCCTGCCACAGCAAGGCCCTGTCTTTGAAGGACGGGCGGATCGCTTTTGATGCCGATGCCTGCGATGCGTGTGACGCCTGCCTCGATGCCTGCCCGATCAGCGCCAATCCGATGGTCCGAACCATGGGTGTCGGAGACGTGCTTCAATTGTTGCGTGATCACCGGCCGTTCCTGAGCGGCATCACGGTCTCCGGCGGTGAGGCGACGCTGCAGGCAAAATTCATTATCAACCTCTTCGGGGCTATGCAAGACGATCCCGAGCTTGCTGGGCTTAGCCGTTTTATCGACACCAACGGGCACCTCGGCCCGAAAATGTGGGACCGGCTTTTGCCGGTGACCGATGGCGTGATGCTCGATATCAAAGCGTTCGATCCGGCCCTTCACCGTGAACTGACCGGGCGCGGCAATGAAAAGAGCCTGGCTTCTGCGCGGATCACATACGCGGCCGGCAAGCTCCACGAGCTGCGTTACCTGATGGTCCCGGACAAAACCGATACGCCGGCGGAGTTGACCCGGTTGAAGGGTTTTGTCCGCTCGCTGGGTCGTGATCAGCGTGTCAAACTCAACGCATTCCAGCATCACGGGGTGCGCGGCCGGGCGCGAGACTGGCCGAAGATGACGAAGGCAGGTGTTGTGGCTGCCGCTAATATGCTGCGCGCCAGCGGTTTGAACAATGTGGTCACACCGCCGGTCTGGCTCTGA
- a CDS encoding YjjI family glycine radical enzyme has product MTQIDPALRDIVNDPALNPSQKAHQLAVAAENMLDYPALDAETRKALDERVICDMYEGHAPYKPRYVLPDYSVVLKSGSEWLELPVPKTLDEAVNTLMIAYHHVPSVTGIPVYIGQLDDLLLPFTEGVSDEALYTKIKLFWRYLDRVLPDAFMHANIGPSDNRVARAILRVDAELKQVAPNLTFLYDPQISSESILAEAAANIVACSKPHVAHHPTHAAVFDDRGYGIVSCYNALPLAGGASTLTRINLREVAMRARNVEDFLNEMLPHYVSLNFRLIRSRVDYLFNQSGFFGSFLVDEGWIARDRFTAMFGIFAMAEAVNLLQDKAGLAGRYGLDDDANTLGYRISARLAELVEAEPLENVWRGRAMLHAQAGLSNDSNATPGVRIPYGSEPDPVSHVKALAPHHCYYPSGISEILTLDETVKANPEAVLQLCKGALASGFREFTANVDSNDLVRVTGYMVRLSDVARHNDNQGSRINTTGLGAEAANVTGILDRKPRVVANERLTGERQ; this is encoded by the coding sequence ATGACACAGATTGACCCGGCATTGCGCGATATCGTCAACGATCCGGCATTGAACCCGTCCCAGAAAGCCCATCAGTTGGCGGTTGCCGCCGAAAACATGCTGGATTATCCGGCTCTTGATGCGGAGACCCGAAAGGCACTCGACGAGCGGGTCATCTGCGACATGTATGAGGGACACGCGCCCTATAAGCCGCGCTACGTTCTGCCCGACTACTCGGTTGTCCTGAAATCCGGCAGCGAATGGCTGGAACTGCCGGTGCCCAAGACGCTGGACGAGGCAGTCAACACGCTGATGATCGCCTATCACCATGTTCCCTCGGTGACTGGCATACCGGTCTATATCGGGCAACTGGACGATTTGCTGCTGCCCTTTACGGAAGGCGTGTCGGACGAGGCGCTCTACACAAAGATCAAGCTGTTCTGGCGCTATCTCGACCGGGTGCTTCCCGACGCCTTCATGCATGCCAATATCGGCCCGAGCGACAATCGGGTGGCGCGGGCCATATTGCGCGTCGATGCGGAACTCAAGCAGGTGGCGCCGAACCTGACATTCCTTTACGACCCGCAGATCAGCAGCGAGAGCATTCTGGCCGAGGCCGCTGCCAATATCGTTGCCTGTTCGAAACCGCATGTTGCTCATCACCCGACCCATGCGGCGGTGTTCGACGATCGGGGTTATGGCATAGTGAGCTGCTATAATGCGCTGCCGCTTGCTGGCGGGGCTTCAACGCTGACCCGGATCAACCTGCGCGAAGTGGCGATGCGGGCGCGCAATGTGGAAGACTTCCTGAATGAGATGCTTCCCCACTACGTATCGCTCAATTTCCGCCTCATCCGCAGCCGCGTCGACTACCTCTTCAATCAGTCCGGCTTCTTCGGCAGCTTCCTGGTTGATGAGGGGTGGATTGCGCGGGACCGGTTTACTGCAATGTTCGGCATCTTTGCCATGGCCGAAGCGGTCAACCTGCTGCAGGACAAAGCCGGGCTGGCCGGTCGTTACGGCCTGGATGACGATGCCAATACGCTCGGCTACCGTATCTCGGCGCGCCTTGCGGAGCTGGTCGAGGCGGAACCGCTGGAAAATGTCTGGCGTGGCCGTGCCATGCTGCACGCGCAGGCCGGCCTCAGCAACGACAGCAACGCGACGCCGGGGGTTCGTATCCCCTATGGAAGCGAGCCGGATCCCGTCAGTCATGTCAAAGCGCTGGCGCCCCACCACTGCTACTATCCGTCCGGCATCAGCGAAATCCTGACGCTGGACGAGACGGTCAAGGCCAATCCGGAAGCGGTTCTGCAACTGTGCAAGGGTGCGCTGGCAAGCGGTTTTAGAGAATTTACCGCCAATGTCGACAGCAACGACCTGGTGCGGGTGACGGGATACATGGTTCGCCTGTCGGATGTGGCGCGCCACAATGACAATCAGGGCTCGCGTATCAACACAACCGGGCTCGGTGCAGAGGCTGCCAATGTCACCGGCATCCTTGATCGCAAACCGCGGGTGGTCGCAAATGAACGTCTCACAGGCGAACGTCAGTAA
- a CDS encoding DUF3096 domain-containing protein, which produces MEINVVTMQPLIALIAGILILIAPRILNYVVAFYLILFGVLGLWPNIFAG; this is translated from the coding sequence ATGGAAATCAATGTCGTCACTATGCAGCCGCTGATCGCACTGATCGCGGGCATACTGATCCTGATCGCCCCGCGCATCCTGAACTATGTGGTGGCCTTTTACCTGATCTTGTTTGGCGTTCTGGGCCTTTGGCCGAACATCTTTGCAGGTTAG
- a CDS encoding (2Fe-2S)-binding protein — protein MKLTVNGIDHEVDVEEDMPLLWVLRDELNITGPKYGCGIAQCGACTVHVDGMAVRSCQLPAGAVDGEITTIEGLGTPDALHAVQAAWVEHQVAQCGYCQSGQIMAAASFLDLNDDPTDEDIDLAMSANLCRCGTYPRIRKAVKTAAKTLRSA, from the coding sequence ATGAAGCTGACGGTGAACGGAATAGACCATGAAGTGGATGTTGAAGAAGACATGCCGCTTTTGTGGGTTCTCAGAGACGAACTGAACATTACCGGCCCCAAATATGGCTGCGGAATCGCGCAGTGTGGCGCTTGCACGGTCCATGTGGACGGCATGGCGGTTCGGTCATGCCAGTTGCCGGCCGGCGCGGTCGATGGCGAGATCACCACAATCGAGGGCCTCGGAACGCCGGATGCGCTGCATGCCGTACAAGCAGCCTGGGTGGAGCATCAGGTGGCCCAATGCGGCTATTGCCAGTCAGGCCAGATCATGGCCGCCGCGTCCTTTCTTGATCTCAATGATGACCCGACCGACGAGGATATCGATCTTGCGATGTCGGCCAATCTTTGCCGCTGCGGAACCTATCCTCGCATTCGTAAAGCCGTAAAGACGGCGGCAAAAACGTTGAGGAGTGCCTGA
- a CDS encoding acetoacetate--CoA ligase yields the protein MNADNLAQGESSSGGGRDNDVLWMPTVAQRKETALWQFAEENGFDPEDYDTLHRWSISQKGAFWSAVWDFCGVVGEPGDAAFQKDEAAWMTGARFFPDAHLNLAENLLRSDGADTSVIAIDEAGGRKDVLRKELISRVARVAAGLREAGVRMGDRVAGVQPNNVDALVALLATLSLGAVWTSCSPDFGKTAIVDRIGQVAPKVLFAAARYRYGGKDHDVGERIAEVVGEIPSITTLVLSGEGDIPGVAFVRQDVFGGDGPPEFTRVPFDHPAYILYTSGTTGIPKAIVHRTGGVLMQHLKEHVLHGDVRRGDRLIWYTNTAWMMYHWTVSALAARATIVLYDGAPILKADNGLDCTPLWNLADSADVTHLGVSPKYLATLAAEGYLPRVRHKLSALRSLLVCGAPTLPHQFDWVYRSIKRDMSFSSISGGTEILGSFLIGSPIHPVRRGQLTVPALGHAVSVLDDRGAAVVGERGALVCTEPFPSMPLTFWGEGGDERYRDTYFSARAEIWTHGDVAELTYTGGGYVHGRADNTLKPGGVRIGISEIYAVCESYPDFEDFLVFGALHDGDEEVVLCLKPAEGVTVTPDLVKTLRRDIRTQASPRHVPARVHVVSDVPYTVNGKRVESAARTTVAGETVKNLGSIANPDCLAEYAGLKRDASL from the coding sequence ATGAACGCAGACAACTTGGCGCAAGGAGAAAGCAGTTCCGGTGGCGGGCGCGATAATGACGTCCTGTGGATGCCAACGGTTGCGCAACGCAAGGAGACCGCGCTTTGGCAATTTGCCGAGGAAAACGGCTTCGATCCGGAAGATTACGACACGCTTCACCGCTGGTCGATCAGCCAGAAAGGAGCCTTCTGGTCGGCTGTATGGGACTTCTGCGGTGTTGTCGGCGAGCCGGGAGATGCAGCCTTCCAGAAGGACGAAGCGGCATGGATGACCGGAGCCCGGTTCTTTCCGGATGCCCATCTGAACCTTGCGGAAAACCTGCTGCGCAGCGACGGAGCCGATACATCGGTCATTGCCATTGACGAGGCCGGCGGGCGAAAGGACGTCTTGCGCAAAGAGCTGATATCGCGCGTTGCCCGTGTGGCGGCCGGGCTGCGTGAGGCGGGTGTTCGAATGGGCGATCGGGTTGCCGGTGTTCAGCCGAACAATGTCGACGCGCTGGTCGCGTTGCTCGCGACCCTGTCCCTTGGCGCCGTGTGGACGTCCTGCTCCCCGGACTTCGGTAAAACCGCCATTGTCGACCGGATTGGGCAGGTGGCTCCAAAGGTTCTGTTCGCGGCTGCGCGTTACCGCTATGGCGGTAAAGATCACGATGTCGGCGAACGCATTGCGGAGGTTGTTGGTGAAATCCCCTCGATCACGACGCTTGTCTTGAGCGGCGAGGGCGACATACCGGGCGTGGCATTTGTCCGCCAGGACGTGTTCGGCGGCGACGGTCCGCCGGAGTTTACCCGCGTCCCCTTCGATCATCCGGCCTATATTCTTTATACCTCGGGCACCACGGGCATTCCGAAAGCCATTGTGCATCGCACGGGCGGTGTCTTGATGCAGCATCTGAAGGAACATGTGCTGCATGGTGATGTGCGCCGCGGTGATCGTCTGATCTGGTACACCAATACCGCCTGGATGATGTATCACTGGACTGTCTCCGCCCTTGCCGCGCGGGCAACCATCGTCCTTTACGACGGGGCTCCGATCCTCAAGGCCGACAATGGTCTTGACTGCACGCCCCTTTGGAACCTTGCCGACAGTGCCGATGTCACGCATTTGGGCGTCAGCCCGAAATATCTGGCGACACTGGCGGCCGAGGGTTATCTCCCACGGGTGCGTCACAAGCTTTCAGCGCTGCGGTCGCTGTTGGTGTGTGGCGCGCCCACCCTTCCGCATCAGTTCGACTGGGTTTACCGCTCGATCAAACGCGACATGAGTTTTTCGTCCATATCCGGCGGGACCGAGATTCTCGGGTCCTTCCTGATCGGCTCGCCCATCCATCCTGTCAGGCGCGGGCAATTGACCGTTCCTGCCCTCGGCCACGCGGTCTCGGTTCTGGATGATCGAGGCGCTGCCGTGGTCGGAGAGCGTGGCGCACTGGTTTGTACGGAACCGTTTCCATCCATGCCCCTGACCTTCTGGGGCGAAGGCGGCGATGAGCGCTATCGTGACACCTATTTCAGCGCGCGCGCCGAAATCTGGACCCATGGCGATGTGGCGGAGCTGACATATACCGGGGGCGGCTATGTGCATGGCCGGGCGGACAATACACTGAAACCTGGCGGTGTGCGCATCGGCATCTCGGAGATCTATGCGGTTTGCGAAAGCTATCCCGACTTTGAGGATTTCCTGGTTTTCGGCGCGCTTCATGATGGCGACGAGGAAGTCGTTCTTTGCCTGAAGCCGGCGGAGGGCGTCACCGTCACGCCGGATCTCGTCAAAACCCTGCGAAGGGACATTCGCACCCAGGCCTCTCCGCGTCACGTGCCTGCCCGAGTTCATGTTGTGTCGGACGTGCCATACACCGTCAACGGCAAGCGTGTCGAAAGCGCCGCGCGCACAACGGTTGCAGGCGAAACGGTCAAGAATCTCGGTTCGATTGCAAACCCGGATTGCCTGGCCGAATATGCCGGACTGAAACGGGACGCCTCCCTATGA
- a CDS encoding TetR/AcrR family transcriptional regulator, with product MDEKEKKIAKVAIDLLSRYGVRKTTMGDIASEAGISRQTLYASYSNKEEVLAAAVRYMTDNTHEALTADWRTDETISDKLDTFFQHSVIEYYDILSSMPDSEDLITGYNTVGKAEQEKAYDRKKDMLADLLSPYEAKLAANGLTPAQFADFIVTASANLKYTAKSRDHLLSLLASLKKSTLVIIRGD from the coding sequence ATGGACGAAAAAGAAAAGAAAATCGCAAAAGTCGCGATCGACCTTTTATCACGCTACGGCGTGCGCAAGACGACCATGGGGGATATAGCATCCGAGGCGGGCATATCCCGGCAAACGCTTTATGCCAGCTACTCCAACAAGGAAGAGGTTCTGGCGGCAGCCGTCCGTTACATGACGGACAACACCCATGAGGCGCTCACGGCGGACTGGCGGACGGATGAGACGATATCGGACAAGCTGGACACGTTTTTTCAGCACAGTGTTATCGAATATTACGACATTCTCAGCAGCATGCCGGACAGTGAAGACCTGATAACCGGCTACAACACGGTCGGCAAAGCCGAGCAGGAAAAGGCATACGACCGAAAAAAAGACATGCTCGCGGACCTTCTTTCACCCTATGAGGCAAAGCTCGCGGCCAATGGTCTGACGCCGGCGCAGTTCGCCGATTTCATCGTCACCGCCTCGGCCAATCTCAAATATACCGCCAAAAGCCGAGATCACCTGTTGAGCCTGCTCGCTTCATTGAAGAAGTCCACCCTGGTAATAATCAGGGGCGATTAG